The genomic region CAGCCTGTGCCGCAAATGCCAGGACCGCGTCGCGTGGGTTGTCTTTCTCGGAGGGATCACCGCACGGCAGTTCGGCGTTGGTTTCGCCTAAGGACGCCGCAATGACCGTGTGCAACGCACGAGCCACGAACTCTCCACGCGCCGTGGTGTCCACATCGTCCCCATGAAACTGCACGGGTTCGCCGTCGAACCAGCGTGCTGCTGCGGCATGGCGCCGCGCGAGGTCGTCAGCCAACGGACGTTCCGCGAGCTCAGCAGCGTCACGCCCGCGGCCGCATCGCCGTGCCGTCGTCTACGGCAACATCGACAACGTCGTGCGCACCAGCTCCACCGCGAGCGTGGCCAGCAGACGCCAATCGCCTGCTCAGCAGGCGATCCGTCCCGCACCGGCCAGCTCGCCGCGCGCACAGCACGTCCACCGCCTTGGACCGCATGGCCGCGATTCGTTCGCGCGGCACACTCCTCGCCACCGGGTCGGCCCACAGGTCGTGCGCGCGGTACCGGCCGTCGTCGAGCCGCGTGACCAACGGCACCCAGCGCACGAGCTCGTCGAGGTCGGTGAACGTCCCCGTGACGGCGGCGAGCTCGTCCTCGGTCGCGCACCCGAGCGTGGTGAGCGCGGCCAACACGGTCTCCACGGGTTCCGGCAGCCGTTTCCGCGTCGGTGAACGCCAGGTCTTCGTCCCCGATAGTGGCTATCTGCCCAGCCGCCTCCCTCCTGGCCAACGGAAGGTCGGAACCCCTCGGCCAGAAAGCACCAAATGCGCTGTGTCCGGCAACGCGCGCACGACCGCCCCCAGCATCATCGCGCCCGGCGAATCGTCAGGGATCTCATGCACGTCGTCGAGGTGAACGCACACATCAAGCGGTGCACGCTGCCTGAGTGCCGCAACCACATCACGCGCGCCGGGTGCCGTGTCCGATCTCAGCGCGAGAGCGTCGATGATCGCCGTCGTCTTGCCGAAACCCGCACCCGCGACGACCAGCGTGACCGGCCGCGACCACCGGGTGCGCTGCCGGTCGACGAAGCGCAGGCGGGGCAGCTCGACATCGAGTGGCTGCGGTACGGCGTGCAGGCCGGTCGTGTTCGTGTCGCCCACGGGTGGCGGGGACGGTTCGGGGACGGAAAATACGCCGCGTGGTCAGGCTGGCGCAGGGGTCCCCCCGAGTTGAGCGCCCCTTCTGCACACCGTACTCAGGGGGTCTGACAGTTCGCGGCGATCACGAACGGCCGGGAGGGGCAGCGTCCAGAACGCGCGCCACGAACGCCGTTTTGCCTTCCGTGTACGCCTCGCGGTCGTGCCCGCTGTTCGCGGACAACCGGCGTTTGAGGTCCTCATACTCCCGTGCGAGCCGTGCGTCGCCGCGCAGCGCGTCGCGGAACCGGAGCTGGTCGGTCCACCGCGGGTGCCCGGCTTGGATGACGTGCAGGTGGGCCGCGCGCCGTTGCCCGGAGGCGTCGGGTTTGACGAAGAAGCGGCGCCACGGCCGGCCGTCCAGCTCTGGCGGCACGTACGACCAGCCCGCCTCGGCGAGCGCCGCGCCGGTGACGACGGCGTCCGGGTCGGTGACCGAGGCCATGAGGTCCACCACCGGCTTGGCGGCAAGGCCGGGCACCGCGGTCGACCCGACGTGTTCCACCCCGTCGACCAGCCACGGTGCGAGCAGGTCGGCGAGGTGGGTACGTTCAGCGCGGGCGCGCACGGACCACTGCGGGTCGTGGGGACGCACCTCGGCCCGTTCACGGGCCCACGCGGGGATGTCGGGGGTCATCGAGCCCACGGTGATGGGACACGACCCGCCTCCCGAATGGGGAGGCGGGTTGGATCAGGCGCCGGCCGCTGCGCGCAGGGCGTCGGCGCGGTCGGTCGACTCCCAGGGCAGCGCGATGTCGGTGCGGCCGAAGTGGCCGTACGCGGCGGTCGGGGCGTAGATCGGGCGGAGCAGGTCGAGGTCGCGGATGATGGCGGCCGGGCGGAGGTCGAAGACCTCGGTGATGGCCTGCTGGATCTTCTGCGGGTCGACGGTCTCGGTGCCGAAGGTCTCGACGAAGAGGCCGACGGGGGCCGCCTTGCCGATGGCGTAGGCGACCTGGACCTCGACGCGGGTGGCGAGGCCGGCGGCGACGGTGTTCTTCGCGACCCAGCGCATGGCGTAGGCGGCGGAGCGGTCGACCTTCGACGGGTCCTTGCCGGAGAAGGCGCCGCCGCCGTGGCGGGCCATGCCGCCGTAGGTGTCGACGATGATCTTGCGGCCGGTCAGGCCCGCGTCACCCATGGGGCCACCGATGACGAAGCGGCCGGTCGGGTTCGTCAGCAGGCGGACGTTCGTGGTGTCGAGGCCCAGGGCGTCGATCTCCGGCTGCACGACGTGGTTGCGGATGTCGACGCCGAGGAGCTTCTCGAGGTCGATGCCGTCGGCGTGCTGGGTGGAGACGACGACCGTGTCGAGGCGCACCGGCTGGTCGCCCGCGTACTCGATGGTGACCTGGGTCTTGCCGTCGGGACGCAGGTACGGGACGGTGCCGTCCTTGCGGACCGCGGTCAGGCGGCGGGACAGGCGGTGGGCCAGCGCGATCGGCAGCGGCATGAGCTCGGGCGTGTCGGTGCACGCGTAGCCGAACATCAGGCCCTGGTCGCCGGCGCCCTGCTTGTCGATCTCGTCGGCGGCGCCCTCGACCCGCTCCTCGAACGCCGTGTCGACGCCCTGCGCGATGTCGGGGGACTGCGAGCCGATGGCGACGTTCACGCCGCAGGAGGTGCCGTCGAAGCCCTTGGCCGACGAGTCGTAGCCGATCTCCAGGACCTTCTCGCGGACGATCGTGGGGATGTCCGCGTATGCCTCGGTCGTGACCTCGCCGGCCACGTGCACCTGGCCGGTGGTGATCAGCGTCTCCACGGCCACGCGCGAACGCGGGTCCTTGGAGAGCAGCGCGTCCAGGATCGAGTCGCTGATCGCGTCACAGATCTTGTCCGGGTGTCCCTCGGTCACCGACTCGCTGGTGAACAGCCTGCTGCTGTGCTGGCTCACGGACACTCCTTATGAGGCTGGGTCGAAAGTGCGATAAAAGTCTACTGAGAACGGGTCAAGCGATCGGTAACTGCGTCCCACACCGCGGACGCCAGTTGCGCCTTCGACCCGTGTGGGATAGCGGCCTCGGCGCCGTCGGCGGACAGCAGCCACCCGGCGTTGTCCTCCTGCTCGAACGCCTTGCCGTCGCCGACCGCGTTCACCACCAGGAGGTCACAGCCCTTGCGGCGCAGCTTCGCCCTGCCGTAGTCGAGCACGGACGTCGTCTCGTCACCCGTCTCCGCGGCGAACCCGACGATCACCTGGCCGTCCCGACGTGCGGAAACGAGCTCTTTCAGGATGTCGGGGTTCTTCGTCAACGCGATCGGGTCCGGCTCCGCGTCGGTCTTCTTGATCTTGTGACCGGTCAGCGACACCGGCCGGAAGTCGGCCACCGCGGCGGCCATCACGACCACGTCCGCGTCCGCCGCGATCTTGTGCATGGCGTCGCGCAGCTCCACTGCCGAGCCGATCCGGACCAGGTCGACCCCGGCCGGGGTGACCAGGTCGGCGGTGTTGCCCGCGACCAACGTCACTCGCGCACCGCGCTGGGCGGCCACCCGCGCGAGCGCGTAGCCCTGCTTGCCGGACGAGCGGTTGCCGATGAACCGCACCGGATCGAGTGCCTCGCGGGTGCCGCCGGCGGAGATCGCGACGTGCACGCCCTCCAGCGAGCGCGGCAACGCGTCGGCACTGGCCAGCAGCAACCGGGCCAGCTCGACGATCTCGGCGGGGTCGGACAGGCGGCCCTTGCCGGTGTCCTTGCCGGTCAGCCGGCCGCTCGCGGGTTCGGCGACGACCACGCCACGCGAGCGCAGCAGCGCAACGTTGTGCCGGGTGGCCGGGTGCTCCCACATCTCGGTGTGCATCGCGGGCACCAGCAGCACCGGGCAGCGCGCGGTGAGCAGCGTGTTCGTCAGCAGGTCGTCGGCCAGCCCATGGGCGGCCTTCGCGATGAGGTTCGCCGTCGCGGGCGCTACCACCACGAGGTCGGCGTTCTGCCCGAGCTTGACGTGCGGGACCTCGTGCACGTCGTCGAACGGGTCCGCGGACACGACCTGCCCGGACAACGCCTCGAACGTGGCGGCGCCGACGAACTTGAGCGCCCCCTCGGTGGGCACGACGCGCACCGAGTGACCGGACTCGGTCAACCGCCGCAGCACCTCACAGGCCTTGTACGCGGCGATGCCCCCGCCAACCCCGAGAACGATCCGGGGCTTTGCGGGGGCATCAGAGCCAGCAGAGCCATTCACAGCGGCAGTCAAGAACTCTCCTGAGACGGACGACCGACGAGGTCACGCCTCATGAGGGAGGGACCCCGCTGGGGGTCCGGGGGCTTGCCCCCGGTGTGGGGTGTGGGGGCTCGGCCCCCACAAGACACTAGAAGGCGACATCGGTCTGCGCTTTCCGCAGACAGACCCCTCCCAGAGCCTTCTACTCGCCTTCGGTGTGCTCGAGAAGGCCGGCGTGGATCTCGCGGAGCGCGATCGACAGGGGCTTCTCACGCGGGCCCGGCTCGACGAGCGGGCCGACGTACTCGAGCAGGCCCTCGCCGAGCTGCGCGTAGTAGTCGTTGATCTGGCGGGCACGCTTCGCGGCGTAGATCACCAACGCGTACTTCGAGCTCACCTGCTCAAGCAGGTCGTCGATCGGCGGGTTGGTGATGCCCTCCGGGGAACCGGTCAGGTGACCGAGCTCGGTGTGGGTGATCACTCGTCAAACTCCTGAGATTCGTGGTCCGACCATCAAGGATAGCAAGTCGGCCGCGGCCGATTGCACGTCGGCGTTCACGACGACCTCGTCGAACTCTTTTTCGGCTGCCAGCTCCTCGCGGGCGATGGCAAGCCTGCGCTCGACGACCTCCGGGTGCTCGGTGCCCCGGCCGGTGAGCCGGTCCACCAGGTGCTCCCACGAAGGCGGGGCGAGCATCACGAGCTGGGCTCGCGGCATGGCGACCCGGACCTGCCGGGCGCCCTGCAGTTCGATCTCCAGCAGGGCCGGTCGTCCGGCGGCAAGAGCCTCCTCGACCGGCCTGCGGGGAGTTCCGTAGCAGTTACCGGCGAATTCCGCGTGTTCGAGGAACTCGCCCGCGTGGATCATCTGCTGGAACTTCTCGCGGTCGACGAAGTGGTAGTGCACCCCGTCGGTCTCACCCGGCCTCGGCTTCCTGGTGGTCACCGAGACGCTGAAGTAGATGTCGGGCTGCTGCCTGCGCAGCTCCGCCAACACGCTGGACTTGCCGACGCCCGACGGCCCGGACAAGACGGTGAGCCGGGGACGGACGACGCCCGTCCCCGGCTCGAAGTCACTCACTCGCCGCTGAACTCGGTGAGGAGCGCCTTGCGCTGGCGGTCGCCCAGGCCACGCAGACGACGGCTCGGAGCGATCTCGAGACGCTCCATGATCTGCTGCGCACGCACCTTGCCGACGCCCGGCAGGGCCTCCAGCAGGGCGGACACCTTCATCTTGCCCAGGACCTCGTCGCTCTCGGCGGCCTTGAGCACGTCCGTCAGGGTCGTGCCGCCGCGCTTGAGGCGCTCCTTGAGCTCAGCCCGAGCGCGACGAGCGGCAGCAGCCTTCTCCAGCGCTGCGGCCCGCTGCTCCTCGGTAAGCTGGGGAAGAGCCACGATTTCCTCCGTGGTGTGGATTCTTTTCGGATCGGTGCCGCGACCGTACCGACCGCAATTGCCTGGGGACAACGTGACCCAGTCAGGTAAATCTTCAGCGGTCATCTGTGATGCGGCGGGTGGTAGTAGTACCAACACCCTCCGGCGGCCTGATCACCGCCACCGGCAACTCGTCGCACACCCTGGGTGTGCTATGAGGCCGGTGACCAGCGGGGCAGCCGGTGGGCTGGACCCTACCAACACATGTTTGCCCAGGTGAGCGCGCCACACCCCAAAAGTTGTGGCGCGCCCTGCCTCAGAGGCTGTCCTGGACCCTCCGCACGGCGCTGACCAGCGAAGACACGTCGGGTCCATGTTTGAGAACATCTCGTGAAGAAGTCGGCAGAACGCCGCGCATGTCGGCGCCGAAGAGCCGTTTCAGATCAGCGACCGAGCCGCCCTGAGCGCCGAAACCGGGGGCCAGAACCGGACCGTTGAACCCGGAGAGGTCCACGTCCGTTTCACCGATCGTGGCACCCACGACGAGACCCACATCGCCGCACGGAGAAATGCCGGAATTCCGAGCCGCGGCGAAATCGATGATCGTCTGCGCGACGGTTCGCCCGTCCGGAGCAGTGGCCCGCTGGACCTGCTCACCCTCCGGGTTGGACGTCAGCGCGAGGACGAACACCCCGCGGCCGGTCGCCCGCGCCGTGTCCAGCGCCGGCTGCAGCGACCCGAAGCCCAGGAACGGCGACAGCGTCACGGCGTCGCCGGCCAGCGGCGAGCCGTCACCGAGGTACGCCTGGGCGTAGGCGGCCATCGTGGAGCCGATGTCGCCGCGCTTGGCGTCGACCAGCACGAGCGTCCCGGAGTCCTTGAGATCCGCGATCACCCGTTCCAGCACGGCCACCCCACGCGACCCGTAGGCCTCGAAGAACGCCGCCTGGGGCTTCACCACCGCGACCCGGCCGCCGAACGCCTCCACGGACGTCAGGGCGAACCGTTCGAGGCCCTCCACCGACTGCGAGAGGCCCCAGGAGTCCAGCAGCGCCGGGTGCGGGTCGATCCCGACGCACAGAGGGCCGTACGCCTCAACGGCCTTCGTGAGCCGTTCGCCGAAGGTCATGCCCCACCCCGCAACGACGCCTGGAGCGCCTGCAGGGGCTGGACCCCGATGTCACCCCGGATGAGCGCCTCGATGCCGTGCACGGCCGCCGCGGCGCCCTGGATCGTGGTGACGCACGGGATGTCCTTGGCCACGGCGGCGGTGCGGATCTCGTAGCCGTCGATGCGGGGGCCGCTGTTGCCGTAGGGGGTGTTGAAGATCATGTCGATCTCTCCGGCCAGGATCATGTCGACGACGTTGCCCTCGCCCTCGAAGTGCTTGCGCACCTCGGTGCACGCGATGCCGTTGCGCTTGAGCACCTCCGCGGTGCCGGCCGTGGCGAGGATCTGGAAGCCCAGGTCGGCCAGGCGCTTGACCGGGAAGATCATCGCGCGCTTGTCGCGGTTGGCGAACGACACGAACACCTTGCCCGACGTCGGCAGCGACCCGTAGGACGCCGTCTGCGACTTCGCGAACGCCTTGCCGAACGACGAGTCGATGCCCATGACCTCGCCGGTGGACTTCATCTCCGGGCCCAGCAACGAGTCCACGCCATGGCCCTCGGGGGTGCGGAAGCGGTGGAACTGCATGACCGCTTCCTTGACCGCGACCGGTGCGTGCTCGGGCAGCCGGGCACCGTCACCGGTGGCCGGCAGGATGCCCTCCTCGCGCAGTTCCGCGATCGTGGCGCCGAGCATGACCCGCGACGCCGCCTTGGCCATCGAGACCGCCGTCGCCTTGGACACGAACGGCACCGTGCGCGACGCACGGGGGTTCGCCTCCAGGACGTACAGCACGTCGTCCTTGAGGGCGTACTGGACGTTCAGGAGCCCCTTGACGCCGATGCCGCGGGCGATGGCCTCGGTGGAGCGGCGGACGTTGTCGATGTCGGAGGCGCCCAGGGTGATCGGCGGCAGCGCGCAGGAGGAGTCACCGGAGTGCACACCGGCTTCCTCGATGTGTTCCATCACGCCGCCGATGAACACCTCCTGGCCGTCGCACAGCGCGTCGACGTCGATCTCGATGGCGTCGTCGAGGAACCGGTCGACCAGCACCGGGTGCTCCGGCGTCACCTCGGTCGCACGGGCGATGTACCCGGACAGCGACTCCTCGTCGTAGACGATCTCCATACCGCGCCCGCCGAGCACGTAGGAGGGGCGCACGAGCACCGGGTAGCCGATCTCGTCCGCGATCTGCTTGGCCTCGCTGAACGAGGTGGCGGTGCCGAACTTCGGCGCGGGCAGCCCGGCCTCGGTCAGCACCGCGCCGAACTGGCCGCGGTCCTCGGCGAGGTGGATCGCCTCCGGCGTCGTGCCCACCACCGGCACACCGGCATCGGACAGCCGCTTCGCGAGGCCCAGCGGCGTCTGACCGCCGAGCTGCACGATCACACCGGCGACCTCACCGGAGCGCTGCTCGGAGTGCACGACCTCCAGGACGTCCTCGAACGTCAGCGGCTCGAAGTACAGCCGGTCGGAGGTGTCGTAGTCGGTCGACACGGTCTCCGGGTTGCAGTTGACCATCACCGTCTCGTACCCGGCCGCCCGCAACGCCATCGCCGCGTGCACACACGAGTAGTCGAACTCGATGCCCTGCCCGATCCGGTTCGGCCCGGAACCCAGGATCAGCACCTTGGGCTTCTCCCGCTGCTCGGCCACCTCGGACTCGGCGTCCGGGTCCAGCTCGTAGGCGGAGTAGTGGTACGGCGTCTCGGACTTGAACTCCGCCGCACAGGTGTCGACGGTCTTGTAGACCGGGCGCACTCCCAGACGGTGCCGCAACGCGCGCACGCCGTCCTCACCGGCCAGCTCCGGCCGCAGCACGGCGATCTGCCGGTCCGACAGGCCAGCGCGCTTGGCCTTGCGCAGCAACGGCTCGTCGAGCACCGGTGCGTCCAGCAGCTCCTGGCGCAACGTACCGAGCCACGCGATCTGCTCGATGAACCACGGGTCGATCTTCGACGCGTTGTAGACGTCCTCAATGGACGCACCGAGCCGCAGCGCGCGCTCGACGGTGTAGAGGCGGCCGTCGTGGCCACGTTCCAGCTGCTTGAGCGTGGATTCGAGGGTGACGCCCTCGGGGTCGGGCTGGGTCCAGAAACCGACGGCCTTGGTTTCCAGCGACCGCAGTGCTTTGCCCAGCGCCTCCACGAAGTTGCGGCCGATCGACATGGCCTCGCCGACCGACTTCATCGTGGTCGTCAGCGTCGGGTCCGCGCCGGGGAACTTCTCGAACGCGAACCGCGGCGCCTTGACGACCACGTAGTCCAGCGTCGGCTCGAACGACGCCGGCGTCTCGCCGGTGATGTCGTTGGTGATCTCGTCGAGGGTGTAGCCGATGGCGAGCTTCGCGGCGATCTTGGCGATCGGGAAACCGGTCGCCTTCGACGCCAGCGCCGAGGACCGCGACACCCGCGGGTTCATCTCGATCACGACCATGCGGCCGTTCTCGGGGTGGATCGCGAACTGGATGTTGCAGCCACCGGTGTCCACGCCGACCTCGCGGATGACCTGGATGCCGACATCGCGCATGTGCTGGTACTCGCGGTCGGTCAGCGTCATCGCCGGCGCCACCGTCACCGAGTCACCGGTGTGCACACCCATCGGGTCGATGTTCTCGATCGAGCAGATCACGACCACGTTGTCGTTGCGGTCACGCATGAGCTCGAGCTCGTACTCCTTCCACCCGAGCACGCTCTCCTCGATGAGCACCTCGGTGACCGGGGACTCCTCCAGGCCGATGGCCGCGAGGCGCTCCAGCTCCTCCGCGGTGTAGGCCATGCCCGAACCCAGGCCGCCCATGGTGAACGACGGCCGGATCACCACCGGCAGGCCCAGCTCGGCGACGGTCTTGCGGACCTCGTCCATCGTGTGGCACACGGCCGAACGCGGCACGTCGGCGCCGATCTTGCGCACCAGGTCCTTGAAGATCTGCCGGTCCTCACCGCGCTGGATGGCGTCGACGTTCGCGCCGATCAGCTCGACGTTGTACTTCTCCAGCACACCGCGCTCGTGCAGCGCGATGGCCGTGTTCAACGCGGTCTGGCCGCCCAGCGTCGCCAGGATCGCGTCCGGGCGTTCCTGCGCGATGACCTTCTCCACGAACTCGGCCGTGATCGGCTCGATGTAGGTGGCGTCCGCGAACTCCGGGTCGGTCATGATCGTCGCCGGGTTGGAGTTCACCAGGCTGACCCGGATGCCCTCTTCCCGCAGGACGCGGCACGCCTGCGTGCCGGAGTAGTCGAACTCGCAGGCCTGGCCGATCACGATCGGGCCGGAGCCGATGACCAGGATGTGCTTGAGATCAGTCCTCTTCGGCATCAGCGGGCCTCATTCATCATGGTCACGAAGTCGTCGAACAGGGGCGCGGCGTCGTGCGGACCGGCCGCGGCCTCGGGGTGGTACTGCACGGAGAACGCCGGCGCGTCGAGCAGCCGGACGCCCTCGACGGTGCCGTCGTTGGGGCAGTAGTGCGACAGCACGGCGCGGCCGAACTCCGAGGAGAACTCCTCGCCCGGCGTGCCCTCCAGCGCGAACCCGTGGTTCTGCGAGGTGATGGCGACCTTGCCGGTGGTCACGTCGATGACCGGGATGTTGATGCCGCGGTGGCCGTAGCGCATCTTGTAGGTCCCGCGGCCGACCGCGCGGCCCAGGATCTGGTTGCCGAAGCAGATGCCGAACAGCGGCAGCTTGCGGCCGAGAGCCTCGCGGGTCAACGCGATGGCGTGGTCCTGCGTCGCCGGGTCACCAGGGCCGTTCGACAGGAACAACCCGTCCGGGCTCGTGGCGAGGATGTCCTCGAACGTGCTGGTCAGCGGCAGGACGTGCACCTCGATGCCACGTGCCGCCATCATCCGCGGGGTGTTCGACTTGATGCCCAGGTCGAGCGCGGCGACGGTGAACTTCTTCTCCCCGATCGCCTCGACCACGTACGGCTTGTCCGTCGTGACGTCGACCGCGAGGTTCGCGCCGACCATCTGCGCGGACGCCTTGACCTGCTCGACCATCGACGCGTCGTCGGTCAGCTCGGCACCGGAGAACACACCGGCGCGCATCGCGCCCTGCTCGCGGATGTGGCGGGTCAGGGTGCGGGTGTCGAGGCCCGCGATGCCGACGACGCCCTGGTTCGCGAGCTCCTCGTCCAGCCCCCGCTTGGAGCGCCAGTTCGACGGGGTGCGCGCGGGGTCGCGGACGACGTAGCCGGCGACCCAGATCTTGGTCGACTCGTCGTCCTCGTCGTTCCAGCCGGTGTTGCCGATCTGCGGCGCGGTCTGCACCACGATCTGGCGGTGGTAGGAGGGGTCGGTCAGGGTTTCCTGGTACCCGGTCATGGCCGTGGAGAACACGACCTCGCCGAGCGAGACGCCGGTCGCTCCGTACGCCTCACCGCGGAAGACGCGGCCGTCTTCCAGCACCAATGCCGCGTTCGTCACGCCTTGCCCTCCGTGTTCAACGGGTGCTGGCTCAGAGCAGCAACCCAGTCGTCGTATACGTCTTTGTCATCGCCGCGGAAGCCCGTGTCGAAGAGGTGTCCCTCGTTCTCCCACTGGACCACCAGCAAGCCCTGCTCGCTGAACATGACCTTCCCGGCCAGCCCGCGGTCGGTGCGGGCGTCCCGGATGGACTCGGCGGGGATGAACAGCGGTGTGGCGCCGACGCGGTCGATCGCCACGCCCTCCGGCACCAGGCTCAGCGTCGCCTCGGCGCGGTGGCCGATGTCACCGACCTGGATGCGGTCCTGCCAGTTGCCCGCGTTCGTCGTTCCGATGTAGACGCCCGTGGTCGTGAGCCTGGCCGCGCCGAGGGTCTGCGGCGGCGCGGGGAACGCGGGCAGGCCGGCCTGCTTGCGCTGACGTCGCTTCCAGCCGTGCCACATGCCGTACACGCACAGCGCGAAGAACAGGAAAACCGCCAGGGAGAGGAGCACGCGCGTCATTCCGCGATCCTCCCCGCGAGTGCGGTCACCCGGCCACGCAAGATGGTGGCCGTCACCGCGCCGGGCAGCTCCATGCCCTCGAACGGGGTGTTGCCCGCGATGCTCGCGAGCTGCGCGCCGTTCACGGTCCAGGTGGTGTCCGGGTCGACCAGCACGAGGTTCGCGGGCTCGCCGATCTCGATCGGGCGGCCCTGGTCGGTCAGGCCGGCGATCTCGGCGGGCTTCTCGCTCATCACCCGCGCGACACCGCGCCAGTCCAGCAGGCCGGTCTTGACCATCGTCTCGACGACGATGCCGAGCGCGGTCTGCAGGCCGAGCATGCCGGGCCGGGCGGCGGACCACTCGCAGTCCTTGTCCTGCACGGCGTGCGGGGCGTGGTCGGTCGCCACGCAGTCGATCGTGCCGTCGGCCAGGGCCTGGCGCAGCGCGTCGACGTCGGTCTGCGTGCGCAGCGGCGGGTTGACCTTGTTGACCGGGTCGTAGGTGGCGAGCCGGTCGTCGGTCAGGATCAGGTGGTGCGGGGTGACCTCGGCGGACACCTTGGTGCCGCGTGCCTTGGCCCACTTCAGGACGTCCGCGGTGCCGGTGGTGCTGACGTGGCAGACGTGCAGCCTCGCGCCGACCTGCTGCGCGAGGATGCAGTCGCGGGCGACGATCGACTCCTCCGCGGCGGCCGGCCAGCCCTGCAGACCGAGCCGGGAGGCGTTCTCGCCCTCGTGCGCCTGCGCGCCGACGGTGAGACGCGGCTCCTCGGCGTGCTGGGCGATGACCGCGCCCAGTGCCTTCGAGTACTCCAACGCGCGGCGCATGATCAACGGGTCGTGCACGCAGTGGCCGTCGTCGGAGAAGACGCGGACGTTCGCCCCGGACTTGGCCATCGTGCCGAGCTCGGCGAGCTTCTCGCCCTTGAGCCCGACGGTGACGGCGCCGACCGGGTGGACGTCGACCAGGCCGACCTCCCTGCCGCGGCGGGCGACGTGCTCGACGATGACGGCGTTGTCGGCGACCGGGTCGGTGTTGGCCATGGCGAACACCGCCGTATAGCCACCGAGTGCGGCGGCCCTGGAGCCGGTCTCGATGGTCTCCGTGTCCTCACGGCCGGGTTCGCGAAGGTGGGTGTGCAGGTCCACGAAGCCGGGCAGCAGGATCGCGCCGTTGCCTTCGATGACCTCGGCTTCTGGATCCGAGCCTTCTGCGATCACGCCGTCGCGGATCAGCAGGTCGATCGGTTCCCCCTCGCCATAGGGACGTACTCCCTTGAGCAGCAAGGGTTTCACGCGGTTTCCTCCTCGTGGGCAAGCAGGTGGTACAGCACGGCCATGCGCACGTGGACACCGTTGCGGACCTGCTCGGTGATGGCGGCCTGCGGGCTGTCGGCGACCACGGAGGCGATCTCCATGCCGCGCAGCATCGGGCCGGGGTGCAGCACGACGGCGTGCTCTGGCAGCAGCTTCAGGCGGCGCTCGTTGAGGCCGTAGGCGATCGAGTACTCGCGCGAGCTCGGGAAGAACCCGCCGGTCATCCGCTCCGCCTGCACGCGCAGCAGCATCACGGCGTCCTGCGAGGGCAGCTCGGCGTCGATCTCGTGCGAGACCGTGACGGGCCAGTTCTCGACACCGGTGGGCAGCAGCGTCGGCGGGGCCACCAGGGTGACCTCGG from Lentzea guizhouensis harbors:
- the rpoZ gene encoding DNA-directed RNA polymerase subunit omega, whose amino-acid sequence is MITHTELGHLTGSPEGITNPPIDDLLEQVSSKYALVIYAAKRARQINDYYAQLGEGLLEYVGPLVEPGPREKPLSIALREIHAGLLEHTEGE
- the mihF gene encoding integration host factor, actinobacterial type, whose translation is MALPQLTEEQRAAALEKAAAARRARAELKERLKRGGTTLTDVLKAAESDEVLGKMKVSALLEALPGVGKVRAQQIMERLEIAPSRRLRGLGDRQRKALLTEFSGE
- a CDS encoding GrpB family protein → MTPDIPAWARERAEVRPHDPQWSVRARAERTHLADLLAPWLVDGVEHVGSTAVPGLAAKPVVDLMASVTDPDAVVTGAALAEAGWSYVPPELDGRPWRRFFVKPDASGQRRAAHLHVIQAGHPRWTDQLRFRDALRGDARLAREYEDLKRRLSANSGHDREAYTEGKTAFVARVLDAAPPGRS
- the coaBC gene encoding bifunctional phosphopantothenoylcysteine decarboxylase/phosphopantothenate--cysteine ligase CoaBC translates to MVLGVGGGIAAYKACEVLRRLTESGHSVRVVPTEGALKFVGAATFEALSGQVVSADPFDDVHEVPHVKLGQNADLVVVAPATANLIAKAAHGLADDLLTNTLLTARCPVLLVPAMHTEMWEHPATRHNVALLRSRGVVVAEPASGRLTGKDTGKGRLSDPAEIVELARLLLASADALPRSLEGVHVAISAGGTREALDPVRFIGNRSSGKQGYALARVAAQRGARVTLVAGNTADLVTPAGVDLVRIGSAVELRDAMHKIAADADVVVMAAAVADFRPVSLTGHKIKKTDAEPDPIALTKNPDILKELVSARRDGQVIVGFAAETGDETTSVLDYGRAKLRRKGCDLLVVNAVGDGKAFEQEDNAGWLLSADGAEAAIPHGSKAQLASAVWDAVTDRLTRSQ
- the metK gene encoding methionine adenosyltransferase — encoded protein: MSQHSSRLFTSESVTEGHPDKICDAISDSILDALLSKDPRSRVAVETLITTGQVHVAGEVTTEAYADIPTIVREKVLEIGYDSSAKGFDGTSCGVNVAIGSQSPDIAQGVDTAFEERVEGAADEIDKQGAGDQGLMFGYACTDTPELMPLPIALAHRLSRRLTAVRKDGTVPYLRPDGKTQVTIEYAGDQPVRLDTVVVSTQHADGIDLEKLLGVDIRNHVVQPEIDALGLDTTNVRLLTNPTGRFVIGGPMGDAGLTGRKIIVDTYGGMARHGGGAFSGKDPSKVDRSAAYAMRWVAKNTVAAGLATRVEVQVAYAIGKAAPVGLFVETFGTETVDPQKIQQAITEVFDLRPAAIIRDLDLLRPIYAPTAAYGHFGRTDIALPWESTDRADALRAAAGA
- the gmk gene encoding guanylate kinase codes for the protein MSDFEPGTGVVRPRLTVLSGPSGVGKSSVLAELRRQQPDIYFSVSVTTRKPRPGETDGVHYHFVDREKFQQMIHAGEFLEHAEFAGNCYGTPRRPVEEALAAGRPALLEIELQGARQVRVAMPRAQLVMLAPPSWEHLVDRLTGRGTEHPEVVERRLAIAREELAAEKEFDEVVVNADVQSAAADLLSLMVGPRISGV
- the pyrF gene encoding orotidine-5'-phosphate decarboxylase, which encodes MTFGERLTKAVEAYGPLCVGIDPHPALLDSWGLSQSVEGLERFALTSVEAFGGRVAVVKPQAAFFEAYGSRGVAVLERVIADLKDSGTLVLVDAKRGDIGSTMAAYAQAYLGDGSPLAGDAVTLSPFLGFGSLQPALDTARATGRGVFVLALTSNPEGEQVQRATAPDGRTVAQTIIDFAAARNSGISPCGDVGLVVGATIGETDVDLSGFNGPVLAPGFGAQGGSVADLKRLFGADMRGVLPTSSRDVLKHGPDVSSLVSAVRRVQDSL